The Hornefia porci genome contains the following window.
ACGAAATGCGAGTCTGCCGATACGTCCGAAACCATTAATTGCTAATCTGATACTCATCTTGAGATCCTCCTTTTTACTTTATCCTTAAGATAACGTTTGATATTGGCGGCGCTGTCTCTTGCGAGAGCGTGCCTTGCAATGTGATCCGCCTCGACTCTTGTCCACAAAGACATGTTGTAGCGGGTGCTGAGCACCTTTTCGTGGCTGACGCTGAATTCATCCAGCCCGAAGGCCAGAAGAACAGGAATCAGCGCCGGATCCGATGCCGCTTCGCCGCACATGCCCACCGGGATGCCCGCGTTGTGGGCGCAGGAGCAGATGCGTTTGATACTGCGGAGTACCGCGGGATCATACGCCGTATAGAGGTCGGCGACCTGACTGTTTCCCCGGTCCGCGCACATGGTGTACCCGGTCAGATCGTTGGTTCCGATACTGAAGAAGTCCACCTCGGCGGCCAGTCTGTCCGCCATCATACAGGCGGCCGGAGTCTCGACCATAATCCCGATGGGGGTGTCCGGGTTGAAGTGTTTTCCTTCCCGGGTCAGATCCTCGACACACCGGTCGCGGAGCTTTTTAACTTCACGAACCTCCTCCACGCGGGTGATCATTGGTATCATAATACGAAGATTTCCGTATGCGCTAGCACGAAGCAGTGCTCTGAGCTGTGCCTGGAACAGGTCGTGATTGTTCAGGCAGAAGCGTATTGCCCGGTACCCGAGGAACGGATTGTCCTCTTTGGGAAGGTTCAGATACGGAATTTCTTTGTCGCCGCCGATGTCCAGTGTGCGGATGATGACCGGCTTGTCTCCGAAGGTCTGAACCACCTTCTTGTACGCCTCGTACTGCTCATCCTCCAGCGGTGCGGAGGGACGGTTCATATAGAGGAATTCCGTCCGCAGAAGGCCGACGCCCTCCGCATCGTCGTCTTTCGCGATTACGCCGTCCGCCGGCGTTCCGATGTTGGCGACGATTTCCCGGAGCTCCCCGTCACCGGTGACAGAGGGTTTGCCCCGGAAGGCCTCAAGGCGCAGTTTCATTTCCTGAAATTCCTCGGCCTTTTTCGTGTACTTCTCAATCTCCTCGTCGGCGGGAGAGAGAATAACCGAACCCTCTGTGCCGTCCACGATGACCGTGTCGCCGTCGTGAACGCTGTCCAGAAGATTTTGTACGCTCAGCACCGCCGGGATCTCCAGCGCCCTGGACAGGATTGCGGAGTGCGAGGTATAGCCGCCGCTGGCGGTGACGATGCCGGCCACGGAATCCTTTGTAATCCCCACCGTCATAGAGGGAGTGAGATCCTCTGTGACGATGACGGTACCCGCCGGAACCCTGGCCAGATCCACATCCTCGATGCCCTGAAGGTGCATGATCAGACGCGTTCTGATGTCAGCGATGTCCGTTGCCCGTTCCATGGTCAGCTGGTCGCCCGTCGCCCGGAACATTTCGATGACCGAGTTCAGGATCCGGTCTGTCGCTGATTCCGCATTGAGTCCCTTGCGGATCTCGTCTGTGATCTGCTGGAGCACAAAGGGGTCGCGGATCAGCTGAATGTGTCCGCGGAGGATTCCCGCCTCTTTTTCGGAGGCCGCCTGTTCCAGCTCCGCTGCCATTGTTTCAGTATCCGCGCAGAAGCCTTCGAGTGCGTCGTTGAAGCGGGCGACTTCCTGTTCAGTATCCGCCGGGGCGGCAGTCGAGATTTCCTTCGGCGTTGTAATGACGACCCGTACTGTTCCGATGCCGATTCCTTCGGATGCTGCGATTCCTTTCAAAATCATAATTTCACCTGCGTTTCTGTTACCGTGCTGCGGTTTATTCTTCCCCCAGACCGGATTCGATCATGGAGACGGCCTCATCCAGCGCCGCCTGTTCGTCCTCGCCGCTGCAGACGACTTCGATTTCGCTGCCGAATTTGATGCACGCCGCGATGAGATTCATCAGGCTTTTGCCGTTGACGGTCAGACCGTTGAAATTAATTGTGACGTCGGATTTGTACTTTGCCATCGCGTTGACAAAGACTGTTGCGGGGCGCATGTGGAAGCCCTGGGAATTAGTTACCTTGAGTTGCTTGCTTACCATAGTGATTTCTCCTTTTATATATTAAACTTTCAGCTACAAAATATGATTCGGTGCAGACGCCGCGTCAGGCGGCCGCTGCAGCCTGCTTCGCCGGCACGGACTGGGGCTGCTTCTTCTTCAGAAGGGCAAGCATCAGCATCCCGGCGACAGCGCCTGCGGCCAGAGCGATCAGGTAGCCGCCGACATTCCCCACTACCGGGAATACGAAGATTCCGCCATGAGGGGCGCGAAGGGTGCATCCGAACGCCATGGAAAGAGCGCCGGCCAGCCCCGATCCCACGACGCAGGAGGGAATGACGCGGAGCGGATCCGCAGCCGCATAGGGGATGGCGCCTTCAGTGATGAAGCACAGGCCCATGATGTAGTTCACCGGTCCGGATTTCAGTTCATTGGGGGTCCATCTGTTTTTGAAGAAGGTGGTTGCCAGCGCGATGGCGATGGGAGGGACCATGCCTCCGATCATCACGGCTGCCATGATGTTGAAGTCGCCCGTTGTCAGAGCGGCGGTGCCGAACACATACGCAGCCTTGTTGAAGGGACCGCCCATATCGATGGCCATCATGCCCGCGACGATAATTCCGAGAATGATCTGACTTGTGCCTCCCATGGATTTCAGACCGTGGGTCATTGCGGTGTTCAGCGCTCCGACGGCCGGGTTGACCGCGCACATGAACGCGCCCATCAGTATGATCCCGAAGAGGGGCAGGATGAGAATCGGCAGCATATTCTCGATCGCCCTGGGCAGGAATGCGAATATTTTTTTGAGCAGGAGCACGATGTATCCGCCGGCGAAGCCTGCCAGAAGCGCTCCGAGGAATCCGGAGACAGCCGCCGCCTGACCGGCCGGGTCAGCGAAGGTGCTGCCGACTGTGGCGATATATCCTCCGACGAAGCCGACTGCGAGGCCGGGTCTGTCAGCGATGCTCATGGAGATGAATCCCGCGAGAACGGGGAGCATGAAACTGAACGCGTATCCGCCGACGGTCTTGAAGAAGGCCGCCGCGGCGGTGTAGGTTCCGAAATCGCTGTTTCTGGGGGCCCCGGCGATGGTATCGATCAGGAACGCCAGCGCAATCATGATTCCGCCGCCGATGACGAACGGAAGCATATAGGACACGCCGTTCATCAGATCTTTGTAAATCTTTCTTCCGATGGATTCTCCTTCGGGCGCACCTGAGGAATCCTCCTCCGCGCCGCCCTGATGATGGTAGATCGGAGCCTCGCCGTTCAGAATGCGGCTGATCAGCTCCCCGGGCTTGTTAATGCCGTCCGCAACCTTCGTGATGACGACCGGCTTGCCGTCGAAACGGGCCATTTTCACATTTTTATCTGCGGCGACGATGATGCCGTCCGCCTCTGCTATTTCCTCCGGCGTCAGGACATTCTTCGCGCCGCCGGAGCCGTTGGTTTCCGCCTTCAGCCAGATTCCCATCTTTTCGCCCTGCTGCTCCAGCGCCTCTGCGGCCATATAGGTATGGGCGATGCCGGTGGGGCAGGCGGTCACGGCCAGGATTTTGTGTGTCGCGGCGGAGGGGGCTTCCTCTGCGGGAGCGGCTTCCGCCTCGTCCGGGAATTTCGCGGTCTCCGCGTCATCGATGGCCTGCAGGAATTCTTCCGGCGTATCGGCCGCCAGGAGCTTTGCCCGCAGATCCAGATCCATCAGGAGCATCATCAGACGGGAGAGCACCTCCAGATGGAGATCCCCGTCCATCGGCGCTGCGATCATGAAGAGAAGATTGGACGGCTTTCCGTCCGGGGCGCCGTATTCAATGCCCTGATCCACAGTCATGGCAGTGAGCCCGGGCGTCTTTACGGCAGGGCTTTTGCAGTGAGGAATGGCGATTCCCTCGCCGACAGCAGTCGTGCTTTCCTCTTCCCGCGCCAGGATGC
Protein-coding sequences here:
- the ptsP gene encoding phosphoenolpyruvate--protein phosphotransferase, with product MILKGIAASEGIGIGTVRVVITTPKEISTAAPADTEQEVARFNDALEGFCADTETMAAELEQAASEKEAGILRGHIQLIRDPFVLQQITDEIRKGLNAESATDRILNSVIEMFRATGDQLTMERATDIADIRTRLIMHLQGIEDVDLARVPAGTVIVTEDLTPSMTVGITKDSVAGIVTASGGYTSHSAILSRALEIPAVLSVQNLLDSVHDGDTVIVDGTEGSVILSPADEEIEKYTKKAEEFQEMKLRLEAFRGKPSVTGDGELREIVANIGTPADGVIAKDDDAEGVGLLRTEFLYMNRPSAPLEDEQYEAYKKVVQTFGDKPVIIRTLDIGGDKEIPYLNLPKEDNPFLGYRAIRFCLNNHDLFQAQLRALLRASAYGNLRIMIPMITRVEEVREVKKLRDRCVEDLTREGKHFNPDTPIGIMVETPAACMMADRLAAEVDFFSIGTNDLTGYTMCADRGNSQVADLYTAYDPAVLRSIKRICSCAHNAGIPVGMCGEAASDPALIPVLLAFGLDEFSVSHEKVLSTRYNMSLWTRVEADHIARHALARDSAANIKRYLKDKVKRRISR
- a CDS encoding HPr family phosphocarrier protein, which codes for MVSKQLKVTNSQGFHMRPATVFVNAMAKYKSDVTINFNGLTVNGKSLMNLIAACIKFGSEIEVVCSGEDEQAALDEAVSMIESGLGEE
- a CDS encoding PTS fructose transporter subunit IIABC, with the translated sequence MRTKDLLKPQSILLHADITEKQEAIRTLIDLHDQAGNLSDKEEYTKGILAREEESTTAVGEGIAIPHCKSPAVKTPGLTAMTVDQGIEYGAPDGKPSNLLFMIAAPMDGDLHLEVLSRLMMLLMDLDLRAKLLAADTPEEFLQAIDDAETAKFPDEAEAAPAEEAPSAATHKILAVTACPTGIAHTYMAAEALEQQGEKMGIWLKAETNGSGGAKNVLTPEEIAEADGIIVAADKNVKMARFDGKPVVITKVADGINKPGELISRILNGEAPIYHHQGGAEEDSSGAPEGESIGRKIYKDLMNGVSYMLPFVIGGGIMIALAFLIDTIAGAPRNSDFGTYTAAAAFFKTVGGYAFSFMLPVLAGFISMSIADRPGLAVGFVGGYIATVGSTFADPAGQAAAVSGFLGALLAGFAGGYIVLLLKKIFAFLPRAIENMLPILILPLFGIILMGAFMCAVNPAVGALNTAMTHGLKSMGGTSQIILGIIVAGMMAIDMGGPFNKAAYVFGTAALTTGDFNIMAAVMIGGMVPPIAIALATTFFKNRWTPNELKSGPVNYIMGLCFITEGAIPYAAADPLRVIPSCVVGSGLAGALSMAFGCTLRAPHGGIFVFPVVGNVGGYLIALAAGAVAGMLMLALLKKKQPQSVPAKQAAAAA